A window of Microbispora hainanensis genomic DNA:
TCCGCGACCGCGGCCCGGTGGGCCAGCCCGGCCGCGAGCCGCCGGGCCTCTTCCTGCAGGTCCCGGTAGCGGGACGGGAGTTCGAAGGGACCGGCGTCTTGCGCGTTCATCGGATCACCCGCTCGGCTCGTCTTGCTTATCTATGCGAACCATAGCAATGATTAGGTTAGGCTGAAACACCGACCCTCCCGTGTAGAAGGAGCCGCGCATGGCACCCCAGAGTCCTTCTTTCGACCTGTCCGGCAAGGTCGCCCTCGTCACGGGCGGCAGCAGAGGGCTGGGCCGTGCGATGGCCGGCGGCTTCGCCGCCGCGGGCGCCGACGTGGTGATCGCCAGCCGGGACGGCGCGAGCTGCGCCGAGTACGCCGAGGAGATCGCCAGGAGCACCGGCAGGCGCGCCCTGCCGTACGCGGTGCACGTGGGCCACTGGGACGAGCTCGACGGGCTGGTCGACGCGGTGTACCGGGAGTTCGGCCACGTGGACGTGCTGGTCAATAACGCCGGGATGTCGCCGGTCTACGACGACGTCACCGACGTCACCGAGGCGCTGTTCGACAAGGTGATCGACGTGAACCTGAAGGGCGCGTTCCGGCTGACGGCGCTGGTGGGCAGCCGGATGGCAGGCGGCGAGGGCGGCTCGATCATCAACATCAGCAGCGCGGCGGCCGGCCGCCCCCGCCCGGATGTGCTGCCCTACGCCGCGGCGAAGGCCGGCCTCAACGCGCTGACCGTGGGTTTCGCGCACGCCTTCGGCCCCAAGGTGCGCTGCAACGCGATCATGGCGGGCACGTTCTTCACCGAGGTCAGCAAGCACTGGGACATGGCCGCCTTCGAGGCGCGGGCACAGCGCTTCGCCCTCAAGCGCGGCGGGCACCCCGACGAGATCGTCGGCACGGCCCTCTATCTGGCCTCCGACGCGTCGAGCTACACGACCGGCGCGATCCTGTCGGTGGACGGCGGCCAGCCCTGAGGCCGTTTCACCTGCCGCGGGCGGCGCGGAAGGCGCGCACGGCCTCCCGGTGCTCGGCGGTGCCGAACAGCAGCGCCACCGCCTCGACCGACTCGTTGAAGCCGCCGCCGGTGTCGCGGTTGACGAACGCCTTGCCGACCCGCACCGCCAGCGGCGGGTTGGCGGCGATCTCGGCGGCCAGGTCCAGGGCCGCGTCGAGGAGCGACTCGTCGGGATGCACCTCCTGCACGAGCCCCGCCCGCTCGGCCCGCTCCGCGTCCACCACCCGGCCGGTCAGCGCGAGGTAGCGCGTCCAGTGTCTGCCCATCACGTCGGGGCCGCGGACGACGCCGTACCCCGGGGTGAGCCCGACAGTGGGCTCCTTGAAGGCGAACCGGGCCGACGCCCCCGCCAGCACGATGTCGCAGGCGAGTGCCAGCTCGGTGCCGCCGCCGAAGGCGAGGCCGCCCACCGCGGCGACGACGGGGACGGCGCACCTCTCGACGGCGTGGAAGGCGTCGTAGACCAGGCGCAGATGCGGCCGAACCTTGGCGACGTCCCCGGCGAGGTCGTGGAACATGTCGATGTCCCCGCCCGTGGAGAACGCCCGGCCCGAGCCGGTCAGCACCGCCGCCCGCACGCCGTCGCCGTGTCCGAGCCCGTCCATGAGCTCGCGCAGCTCGCGGAACCAGGTCTGGTCCATCGCGTTCAGCTTCTCCGGCCGGGCCATGGTGATCAGGGCCACGCCGTCCTTCGGCCGGGTCACCTCGAAGCGCACGAAGTCACCGGGCATCGGCGGCCGCCTCCCTGTCCCAGGTGCCGGGCGTCACGCCGTCGGCGCGGAGCTTGTACTTCTCCACCCGCTGGCTCGGCGTCATCGGCAGCTCCTCCATCACCCGCACGTAGCGGGGCACGGCGAAGGCGGTCAGCCTGCCCGCGCAGTGGCCGATCAGCTCGGCCGGGTCGATCCGGGCGCCCGCCGCCGGCACGACGGCGATCATGACGTCCTCCTCCGACAGCTCCGAGGGCACCCCGTAGGCCGCCACGTGCGCCACCGCGGGGTGCTCGGCGACGACCCGCTCGACCTCCCAGGAGGAGATGTTCTCCCCGCGCCGCCGGATGGTGTCCTTCACACGGTCGAGGAACACCAGGAAGCCGTCCTCGTCCAGCCGCCCGCGGTCGCCGGTGTGGAACCACAGGTTGCGCCAGCTCGCCGCGGTGGCGTCCGGCATGCCGTGATATCCGGAGAACATCCAGCCCGGCTTCTTCGGCCGTACGACGATCTCCCCGGGGACGTTCGGCGGGAGCGGCCGGTCGAGCTCGTCGACGACGGCGACCTCGTAGTTGACGGACTCGTTGCCGGCCGTGCCGATTTTGCGGTCCCAGGGCGGCATGTCCGTGACGATCGACACCTCGGTGCTGCCGTAGATCTCCGTCAGCCGCAGGTCGAAGCGGCGCTCGAACGCGTCGAAGATCTCCGGCGGGCAGGGCGCGCCGAAGGCCAGCCGTACGGGGTTGTCGGCGTCGTCGGGCCGCGGCGGCTGCTTGAACAGGATGCTCATCATCGCGCCCTGGTAGTTGAACGCGGTGATGCCGTGCGCCCGGCAGATGTCCCAGAACCGGCTCGCCGAGAACTTGCGGTCCAGCACCAGGTCGGCCCCGGCCTCCATCGCCGCCATCACGCTGCAGTAGCGGGCGTTGCTGTGGAAGAGCGGGAAGACGCTGTAGAGGCGGTCGTCCCGCGTGTATCCGAGCAGGTCGACCGTGTGCCTGGCG
This region includes:
- a CDS encoding enoyl-CoA hydratase/isomerase family protein, with amino-acid sequence MPGDFVRFEVTRPKDGVALITMARPEKLNAMDQTWFRELRELMDGLGHGDGVRAAVLTGSGRAFSTGGDIDMFHDLAGDVAKVRPHLRLVYDAFHAVERCAVPVVAAVGGLAFGGGTELALACDIVLAGASARFAFKEPTVGLTPGYGVVRGPDVMGRHWTRYLALTGRVVDAERAERAGLVQEVHPDESLLDAALDLAAEIAANPPLAVRVGKAFVNRDTGGGFNESVEAVALLFGTAEHREAVRAFRAARGR
- a CDS encoding SDR family NAD(P)-dependent oxidoreductase, giving the protein MAPQSPSFDLSGKVALVTGGSRGLGRAMAGGFAAAGADVVIASRDGASCAEYAEEIARSTGRRALPYAVHVGHWDELDGLVDAVYREFGHVDVLVNNAGMSPVYDDVTDVTEALFDKVIDVNLKGAFRLTALVGSRMAGGEGGSIINISSAAAGRPRPDVLPYAAAKAGLNALTVGFAHAFGPKVRCNAIMAGTFFTEVSKHWDMAAFEARAQRFALKRGGHPDEIVGTALYLASDASSYTTGAILSVDGGQP
- a CDS encoding AMP-binding protein: MTNSRATAPAVTIGDWLSGAAGRASDDAFLLIAGERTGYRELDATASRLAAGFLSLGLRPGDRVCLLMRSSVAAVQVWFALARAGLVEVPLNVASGSYLLRYYLENSGATVLVCDADLEPLAREHAAAVPAITHLVVNGEAEPEIPETGGVARHLLADLAAHPAGDLPAVKPDDTAVILYTSGTTGPPKGVLLSHQANVNLARHTVDLLGYTRDDRLYSVFPLFHSNARYCSVMAAMEAGADLVLDRKFSASRFWDICRAHGITAFNYQGAMMSILFKQPPRPDDADNPVRLAFGAPCPPEIFDAFERRFDLRLTEIYGSTEVSIVTDMPPWDRKIGTAGNESVNYEVAVVDELDRPLPPNVPGEIVVRPKKPGWMFSGYHGMPDATAASWRNLWFHTGDRGRLDEDGFLVFLDRVKDTIRRRGENISSWEVERVVAEHPAVAHVAAYGVPSELSEEDVMIAVVPAAGARIDPAELIGHCAGRLTAFAVPRYVRVMEELPMTPSQRVEKYKLRADGVTPGTWDREAAADAR